The following proteins are encoded in a genomic region of Pseudoxanthomonas suwonensis 11-1:
- a CDS encoding DUF1674 domain-containing protein, whose product MIGQTPEVPEHEDAPEGVPSLEQDAGKPTPREIGGREGPEPTRYGDWEKNGRCIDF is encoded by the coding sequence ATGATAGGTCAAACCCCCGAGGTTCCAGAGCACGAGGACGCGCCGGAAGGCGTGCCATCGCTGGAGCAGGACGCCGGCAAGCCGACGCCGCGCGAGATCGGCGGGCGCGAGGGTCCGGAGCCGACCCGCTACGGGGACTGGGAAAAGAACGGACGCTGCATCGATTTCTGA
- the sdhC gene encoding succinate dehydrogenase, cytochrome b556 subunit, whose protein sequence is MSSRERPLSPHLQVYRWQVQMVTSILHRATGIVLAGGALVLAGGLLALMVGPESWACFTGHAGAWYGKVFLLGWTWAFAYHLCNGIRHVAQDFAHGYAIPDFVRNSWLSIAGSLVITAIVWALALNGGAA, encoded by the coding sequence ATGAGCAGCCGCGAACGCCCCCTGTCACCCCACCTGCAGGTGTACCGCTGGCAGGTCCAGATGGTGACCTCGATCCTGCACCGCGCCACGGGCATCGTGCTCGCCGGCGGTGCCCTGGTCCTCGCCGGCGGCCTGCTGGCATTGATGGTCGGCCCCGAGAGCTGGGCCTGCTTCACCGGCCACGCCGGCGCCTGGTACGGCAAGGTCTTCCTGCTCGGCTGGACCTGGGCCTTTGCCTACCACCTGTGCAACGGCATCCGCCACGTCGCTCAGGACTTCGCCCACGGCTACGCCATCCCGGATTTCGTCCGCAACAGCTGGCTGTCCATCGCCGGCAGCCTGGTGATCACCGCGATCGTGTGGGCCCTTGCGCTGAACGGAGGTGCCGCGTGA
- the sdhD gene encoding succinate dehydrogenase, hydrophobic membrane anchor protein — MSRYRTPLKNVRGLGTAKTGTDHFVHQRLTATALVFLSLWFVYFVLGLVGSDYMAATDAVSKPWNAVLLVGFLVAMFWHAQLGLQVVLEDYVHNSLVALALQVSVKFIAVLGAIVSIFAVARIALAG; from the coding sequence GTGAGCCGTTACCGTACCCCCCTGAAGAACGTGCGCGGCCTTGGCACCGCCAAGACCGGCACCGACCACTTCGTCCACCAGCGCCTGACCGCCACCGCGCTGGTCTTCCTGTCGCTGTGGTTCGTCTACTTCGTCCTCGGCCTGGTCGGCAGCGACTACATGGCCGCCACCGACGCCGTGTCCAAGCCGTGGAACGCCGTGCTGCTGGTCGGCTTCCTGGTCGCCATGTTCTGGCACGCCCAGCTGGGCCTGCAAGTGGTCCTCGAGGACTACGTCCACAACTCGCTGGTCGCCCTGGCGCTCCAGGTCAGCGTGAAGTTCATCGCGGTGCTTGGCGCGATCGTCAGCATCTTCGCCGTCGCCCGCATCGCGCTGGCCGGCTGA